A single uncultured Acetobacterium sp. DNA region contains:
- a CDS encoding transporter, with the protein MKLKNYLFLHASLLLYSIGGIFAKIASSKVFLSFDFILYYGLFLSVLFVYAILWQQILKRFPLTVAFANKAITILWGIVWGYLFFGETLRWGMLLGSIIIVSGIYLVVSDDK; encoded by the coding sequence ATGAAATTAAAAAACTATTTATTCTTACACGCAAGTTTATTACTCTATTCGATTGGAGGGATTTTTGCAAAAATAGCCAGTTCAAAGGTGTTTCTATCCTTTGATTTCATCCTATATTATGGATTGTTTTTATCTGTATTGTTTGTTTACGCGATACTCTGGCAACAAATATTGAAACGGTTCCCCTTAACAGTTGCTTTTGCGAACAAAGCAATTACCATTCTATGGGGAATTGTCTGGGGTTATTTGTTTTTTGGAGAAACCCTACGGTGGGGGATGCTTTTGGGCTCAATCATTATTGTTTCAGGAATATATTTGGTGGTAAGTGATGATAAATAA